In one window of Kitasatospora sp. MMS16-BH015 DNA:
- a CDS encoding metal-dependent transcriptional regulator, producing MSGLIDTTEMYLRTILELEEEGITPMRARIAERLEQSGPTVSQTVGRMERDGLLQVAGDRHLELTEEGRRLAVRVMRKHRIAECLLVDVIGLEWEQVHEEACRWEHVMSETVERKVLAMLGHPTQSPYGIPIPGLDELGDTKAVGEGYDAALVTLNAVRPGESGSTVVVRRIGEPIQTDEELMRTLSRAGILPGATVRVAAAAGGVLVGEGEGAVELGKDIAVHVFVARG from the coding sequence ATGTCTGGGCTGATCGACACCACTGAGATGTACCTTCGCACCATCCTGGAGCTGGAGGAGGAGGGCATCACCCCGATGCGCGCCCGGATCGCCGAGCGCCTGGAGCAGAGCGGGCCGACCGTCAGCCAGACCGTGGGCCGGATGGAGCGCGACGGCCTGCTGCAGGTGGCCGGCGACCGGCACCTCGAACTCACCGAGGAGGGCCGCCGGCTGGCCGTCCGGGTGATGCGCAAGCACCGGATCGCCGAGTGCCTGCTGGTCGACGTGATCGGCCTGGAGTGGGAGCAGGTGCACGAGGAGGCCTGCCGCTGGGAGCACGTGATGAGCGAGACGGTGGAGCGCAAGGTGCTCGCCATGCTCGGCCACCCGACCCAGTCCCCGTACGGCATCCCGATCCCCGGCCTGGACGAGCTGGGCGACACCAAGGCCGTGGGCGAGGGCTACGACGCCGCCCTGGTGACACTCAACGCGGTGCGGCCCGGCGAGAGCGGCTCCACCGTGGTGGTGCGGCGGATCGGCGAGCCGATCCAGACCGACGAGGAGCTGATGCGCACGCTCAGCCGGGCCGGGATCCTGCCGGGCGCCACCGTCCGGGTGGCCGCGGCCGCCGGCGGGGTGCTGGTCGGCGAGGGCGAGGGCGCGGTGGAGCTGGGCAAGGACATCGCGGTGCACGTCTTCGTGGCGCGCGGCTGA
- a CDS encoding transcriptional regulator, with product MAARPLVARQPNERLQQLIQEASCSNAGLARRVNLCGAEHGLDLRYDKTSVARWLRGQQPRGQAPAVIAEALGRKLGRGVTVDEIGMADGKNLSSGVGLQFAATLSGALDQVCELWRSDVGRREFLAGATVAASALVEPSRDWLITPPDPVVARTGGPRVGLADVAAIRATTQMLVELDHRFGSGHVRPVVVHYLNSVVSGLLSGAYREETGRQLFGAVARLTELAGYMAVDTGQPGLAQRYYIQALRLAQAADDRGYGGYVLAASMSHLAATLGNPREIAQLARAAQEGARSVATPTAMAMFYAAEARGHALLGDARSCEAVAAKALAAMEQRNPEDDPDWIVHFDEAYLADELAHCHRDLDQAPQAEKYARTALELHPPTRVRRRAVDLVLLATAQLQQRDIELACETGAEAVRLLSGLRSNRGVEYLDEFRRRLEPYRDYPVVREFHARVEVEAA from the coding sequence ATGGCCGCTAGACCACTCGTCGCACGACAGCCCAACGAGCGTCTGCAGCAGCTGATCCAGGAAGCGAGCTGCTCGAACGCGGGCCTCGCCCGCCGGGTGAATCTCTGCGGTGCCGAGCACGGACTCGACCTGCGCTACGACAAGACCTCGGTGGCCCGCTGGCTGCGCGGCCAGCAGCCGCGCGGGCAGGCGCCCGCCGTGATCGCCGAGGCGCTGGGCCGCAAGCTCGGCCGCGGCGTCACGGTGGACGAGATCGGGATGGCCGACGGCAAGAACCTCAGCTCCGGGGTCGGCCTCCAGTTCGCGGCCACCCTCAGCGGCGCGCTCGACCAGGTCTGCGAGCTCTGGCGCAGCGACGTGGGCCGCCGGGAGTTCCTGGCCGGCGCCACGGTGGCCGCCTCCGCGCTGGTGGAGCCCAGCCGGGACTGGCTGATCACCCCGCCCGACCCGGTGGTGGCCCGCACCGGCGGCCCCCGGGTCGGCCTGGCCGACGTGGCGGCGATCCGGGCCACCACCCAGATGCTGGTCGAGCTGGACCACCGGTTCGGCAGCGGGCACGTCCGCCCGGTGGTGGTGCACTACCTCAACAGCGTGGTCTCCGGGCTGCTCTCCGGCGCCTACCGGGAGGAGACCGGCCGTCAGCTGTTCGGTGCGGTGGCCCGGCTGACGGAGCTGGCGGGGTACATGGCCGTCGACACGGGTCAGCCCGGGCTGGCCCAGCGGTACTACATCCAGGCACTGCGGCTGGCCCAGGCGGCGGACGACCGGGGCTACGGGGGCTACGTGCTCGCCGCCTCGATGAGCCACCTGGCCGCCACCCTGGGCAATCCGCGCGAGATCGCCCAACTGGCCCGGGCCGCCCAGGAGGGCGCCCGCTCGGTGGCCACCCCGACCGCGATGGCGATGTTCTACGCCGCCGAGGCCCGGGGCCACGCGCTGCTCGGCGACGCCCGCTCCTGCGAGGCGGTGGCCGCCAAGGCGCTGGCCGCGATGGAGCAGCGCAACCCCGAGGACGACCCGGACTGGATCGTGCACTTCGACGAGGCCTACCTGGCCGACGAGTTGGCGCACTGCCACCGCGACCTCGACCAGGCCCCGCAGGCCGAGAAGTACGCCCGAACGGCGCTCGAACTGCACCCGCCCACCCGGGTGCGCCGGCGCGCCGTCGACCTGGTGCTGCTCGCCACCGCCCAGCTCCAGCAGCGCGACATCGAACTCGCCTGCGAGACGGGCGCGGAGGCAGTCCGGCTGCTCAGCGGCCTGCGCTCCAACCGGGGCGTCGAGTACCTGGACGAGTTCCGCCGCCGGCTGGAGCCGTACCGGGACTACCCGGTGGTCCGCGAGTTCCACGCCCGGGTGGAGGTGGAGGCCGCGTGA
- a CDS encoding bifunctional DNA primase/polymerase, with the protein MEQTPEAPEQALPPLLIEAVRYAEDRHWEVAQGSWLVEGDGPPRCSCGDARCTLPGAHPTAPDWQRKASAGPGVVRKWWTENPRASILLPTGRSFDALDVPETAGCLALARMERLELQLGPVVAVPAMPGQTGRRLLFLVLPGSLAKLPEQLRKLGWAPGRLDLVGRGDGDWIVAPPSRVGGYGFAQWARPPSALNRWLPDAAELVSPLAYACGRAAAPPRPVQPPQPAHPPTAARR; encoded by the coding sequence GTGGAACAGACCCCGGAAGCCCCCGAACAGGCCCTGCCGCCCCTGCTCATCGAAGCCGTCCGCTACGCGGAGGACCGCCACTGGGAGGTGGCCCAGGGCAGTTGGCTGGTCGAGGGCGACGGACCGCCGCGCTGCTCCTGCGGCGACGCGCGCTGCACCCTGCCCGGCGCACACCCCACCGCGCCGGACTGGCAGCGCAAGGCCAGCGCGGGCCCGGGCGTGGTGCGCAAGTGGTGGACGGAGAACCCCCGGGCCTCGATCCTGCTCCCGACCGGCCGCAGCTTCGACGCGCTGGACGTGCCGGAGACGGCGGGCTGCCTGGCGCTGGCCAGGATGGAGCGGCTCGAGCTCCAACTCGGCCCGGTGGTGGCCGTCCCGGCGATGCCCGGCCAGACCGGCCGCCGGCTGCTCTTCCTGGTGCTGCCCGGCTCGCTGGCCAAGCTGCCCGAGCAGCTGCGCAAGCTCGGCTGGGCCCCCGGCCGGCTCGACCTGGTCGGCCGCGGCGACGGCGACTGGATCGTCGCGCCGCCCTCCCGGGTCGGCGGGTACGGGTTCGCCCAGTGGGCCCGGCCGCCGTCCGCGCTCAACCGCTGGCTGCCGGACGCCGCCGAGCTGGTCAGCCCGCTCGCCTACGCCTGCGGCCGGGCCGCCGCCCCACCCCGGCCGGTGCAGCCCCCGCAGCCGGCCCACCCCCCGACGGCCGCCCGCCGCTGA